The Microlunatus soli genome contains the following window.
AAGTTATGGCTCCGGGTTGAATTCGGCGGTGGCGAATGGGGAACAGCCGGCAAACAGCACGCGAGAGTATGGGGACGCTATGCAACCGATGGCGGGAGCCAGTTTCCAGGCCGCAACACCCCGCCGACCCGTCAGTTCCTCCCCGACACGCCCGGCATGTCGGGGAGGAACTGACGGGTCAGCGGCGTTGGGGGCTGGTGCCGGAGTCAGGGCAACGTCGAACGGAACTCCGCGTGGCCCGCTCCGACAGTCAACGTGGCGTCGGCGGATTCGGTCGCCGAACCGGCGGTGACCGTCACGTCCCGACCGGGTACGGACACGGCGGCCGTGCAGCCCGGCGGCACGTCGACGGACAGGTCGAAGGTGTCACCGTCGCGCCGCCAGTCGACCGCCGCCCGACCTCGTACGGTGTCGATCCCGTAGGCCGCGTGCGACAGGCCGCCGACCGGTTGCGGTCGGACCGTCATGGTCTGCCAGCCATGATCACCACAGCGCAGCCCGGCGACATCCTCGAACAGCCACTGCACAACGGTGCCGTGGAAGTAGTGATCACGCGACCGGGCGGTGGTCTCCCACATCTCCCACATCGTGTCCGCGCCCTCGGCGAACCAGTAGCCCCAGCTGGGATAGCTGGTCTGCCGTGCCACCCGGACGGCGAGCTCGCCGTGGCCGTGTTCGGTCAGCGCCCGGAGCACCAGGTTGGCGCCGATGCAGCCGACATGCAGATGATCATCGCGGTCCTCGATGTCGGCGACCAGGTTGGCCACCACGGCAGCCTCCTGATCGGCCGGCACCAGGCCGAGGGCGAGCGGCACCGCATTGGAGGTCTGGCTGTAGACCGGCCCGACCTCATATCGTCCGCGGTCCCGGTCGAGATACCGGGCGTTCATCGCCTCGGCCAGCGACGCCGCCGCCTGCAGCAGCCGCTGTTGATCATCGCCTTCGCCGATCACCCCGGCCAGTTCGGCGGTGTCCCGCAGGGCCCTGATCAACAACGACGACGCCGTCACGCCCGAGTCGTCGGGCCCCAGACCGTTGGTGCCGGGCTGCAGATAGTCACCGAGCGCCGACACCGCGCAGCCGTCGACCAGCTTGCTCAACTCCCAGTCCAGGTAGCGCAGCACCGAGGGCCAATGATCGACGACCAACTCACGATCGCCGTAGCGGCGGTACACCTCGCGGAGCAGGTGCGGGTAGACCGTCGTCCACTCCGGCGACGGCGCGAGATCGGTGAATCCCCATCCTGCGGACGGCACGATCACCGGCAGCCAGCCGTCGGGCCGCTGTGCGTCCCGCAGGTCGCCGAGCCATTTGATCAGGAAACCACGGAGATCGAACAGGCTCATCATGCTGACCGCACCGACCTGGGCGTCCCCGGTCCACCCGTTCTTCTCATACATCGGTGTGTCGGTGGGGATGTGGTGCAGGTTGTTCTCGATCGTCCGCGCCATCGCGTCGACGAAGGTCTCGAACAGTGGGACATCGGAGGAGAAGTTCCCGACCCGGGTGACGTCGTTGTGTGCCGCGTAGCCGATCAGGGTCTCGTCGGTCGGCGGATGACTGAGCCCGTCGAGCTGGACGTACCGGTAGCCCTTGTAGCTGAACAACGGCTCCCACTGCTGGTCGGCCGTTCCGTCCCCGATGTAGCTGTCCACCTGGAACCGATCGCCGGTGACGTGCTCGTTGACCGGGGCGCAGCGACCGTCGTCGGTCAGCTTCTCGGCGTAGCTGATCCTGACCTCGGCGCCGGCCCGCTGGGCAGAGCGCAGCCCGACCCAACCGGCGATGGTCCGGCCGAAGTCGGCGACCCAGGACTCGCCGACCTGCTGCCAGGTCGGCTTGCCCTGCCAGGTCACCCGGATCGGTTCGTGATCGGTCGGCTGCAATCGGCCGCGCGGAGCCTCGGCACCGACCACCGGCACCGGATCGGGGATCGCCAGCGTCGCGTCGTAGGACTCGCCGGCGTAGTAGCAGTCGTAGCCGATCCGGCTGCGGGTGGCGGTCCAGTCCCGGTCGGTGCCGACGATCACGGTCCGACCATCGGTGTAGTGCACCTCCAGCTCGGCGATCGCCCGCAACTCGCCGGTCCACGGCGCCCGGTGCCAGTGCCAGACGTTCTCGGTCGGCAACGCGAAGAAGCCCCGGCCGAGCATGATCGACAATTCGTGGTCACCGGCGGTCAGCCGGCTGGTCACATCGGAGCTGACGTACAGCACCCGATGATCGAAGTCGGTGAACGGAGGATCCAGTCGGTGATCGTTGACCGGCTCGCCGTCGAGCGTGACGTGCTGCAGGCCCAGTCCACAGACCGTCAACGTCGCTT
Protein-coding sequences here:
- a CDS encoding alpha-L-rhamnosidase yields the protein MTSPYGDDAAAAFPQQAEWIAAPTPTNRADRFRAPILTRAIAVDGDVQQATLTVCGLGLQHVTLDGEPVNDHRLDPPFTDFDHRVLYVSSDVTSRLTAGDHELSIMLGRGFFALPTENVWHWHRAPWTGELRAIAELEVHYTDGRTVIVGTDRDWTATRSRIGYDCYYAGESYDATLAIPDPVPVVGAEAPRGRLQPTDHEPIRVTWQGKPTWQQVGESWVADFGRTIAGWVGLRSAQRAGAEVRISYAEKLTDDGRCAPVNEHVTGDRFQVDSYIGDGTADQQWEPLFSYKGYRYVQLDGLSHPPTDETLIGYAAHNDVTRVGNFSSDVPLFETFVDAMARTIENNLHHIPTDTPMYEKNGWTGDAQVGAVSMMSLFDLRGFLIKWLGDLRDAQRPDGWLPVIVPSAGWGFTDLAPSPEWTTVYPHLLREVYRRYGDRELVVDHWPSVLRYLDWELSKLVDGCAVSALGDYLQPGTNGLGPDDSGVTASSLLIRALRDTAELAGVIGEGDDQQRLLQAAASLAEAMNARYLDRDRGRYEVGPVYSQTSNAVPLALGLVPADQEAAVVANLVADIEDRDDHLHVGCIGANLVLRALTEHGHGELAVRVARQTSYPSWGYWFAEGADTMWEMWETTARSRDHYFHGTVVQWLFEDVAGLRCGDHGWQTMTVRPQPVGGLSHAAYGIDTVRGRAAVDWRRDGDTFDLSVDVPPGCTAAVSVPGRDVTVTAGSATESADATLTVGAGHAEFRSTLP